Proteins encoded together in one Streptomyces sp. NA04227 window:
- a CDS encoding thioesterase II family protein: MTRAVAAIRAAEVGTDDTFRLFCFPYAGGNATAYRTLREAAGPGLTVCPVELPGRGRRRAEEPLNLMRPLVRRLADDLAADLDRPFAFFGHSLGGLIAFELARELRDRGAPVPEQLFLSAIAPPQTDRGPAHTHTADDAQIKERLRALGGTPPELLADARMMALVLPVVRADHSVLERYEYRELPPLDMPFTLIAATDDPVAPPAELGGWRRHSARGTRQRLFSGGHFFLDRSAAEVMRTVEHSLGLLRRTHAAAGPSYTTSRMSQE, from the coding sequence ATGACCCGTGCGGTGGCGGCGATCCGGGCCGCCGAGGTGGGCACGGACGACACGTTCCGGCTCTTCTGCTTCCCGTACGCGGGTGGGAACGCCACGGCGTACCGCACGCTCAGGGAGGCGGCGGGGCCCGGCCTGACCGTGTGCCCGGTGGAACTGCCGGGCCGCGGCAGGCGCCGGGCCGAGGAGCCGCTGAACCTGATGCGGCCCCTGGTCCGCAGGCTCGCCGACGATCTGGCGGCGGACCTGGACCGGCCGTTCGCGTTCTTCGGGCACAGTCTGGGCGGGCTGATCGCCTTCGAACTCGCCCGCGAGCTGCGCGACCGTGGCGCCCCCGTGCCAGAGCAGCTGTTCCTGTCGGCGATCGCCCCGCCGCAGACCGACCGGGGCCCCGCGCACACGCACACCGCCGACGACGCGCAGATCAAGGAGCGGCTGCGGGCACTGGGCGGCACTCCGCCCGAACTCCTCGCGGACGCCCGGATGATGGCGCTCGTCCTGCCGGTCGTGCGGGCCGACCACTCGGTGCTCGAACGCTACGAGTACCGCGAACTCCCCCCGCTGGACATGCCGTTCACGCTGATCGCGGCCACCGACGACCCGGTGGCACCGCCCGCCGAACTCGGCGGCTGGCGACGGCACTCGGCGCGGGGAACCCGGCAACGCCTCTTCTCGGGCGGCCACTTCTTCCTCGACCGGTCGGCGGCCGAGGTGATGCGGACGGTCGAGCACAGTCTGGGGCTTCTGCGGCGGACACACGCCGCGGCGGGCCCGTCGTACACGACAAGCCGAATGAGTCAGGAGTGA